From Salinirubellus salinus, the proteins below share one genomic window:
- a CDS encoding Hsp20/alpha crystallin family protein, with the protein MTRNPFEEMERAFERMGKQLEGFGPEVVSQTIRVDVVDDGDAYVVTADLPGFDRADIEVKLADRRLELAAERDEETTEEGPDYLRRERRRGSLRRTVPLPGRVDSEGTEANYDNGVLTVTLPKHESESGVDIPVN; encoded by the coding sequence ATGACCCGCAACCCCTTCGAGGAGATGGAACGAGCGTTCGAGCGGATGGGCAAGCAACTGGAGGGATTCGGTCCCGAGGTGGTCTCGCAGACCATCCGCGTGGACGTGGTCGACGACGGCGACGCCTACGTCGTCACCGCCGACCTGCCGGGCTTCGACCGGGCGGACATCGAGGTGAAACTCGCGGACCGACGGCTCGAACTCGCGGCCGAACGCGACGAGGAGACGACGGAGGAAGGCCCCGACTACCTCCGCCGCGAGCGGCGACGGGGGTCGCTCCGGCGGACGGTCCCACTCCCGGGACGCGTCGACAGCGAGGGGACCGAGGCCAACTACGACAACGGCGTCCTCACGGTCACGCTCCCGAAACACGAGAGCGAGAGCGGCGTCGACATCCCTGTCAACTGA